The following coding sequences lie in one Asterias amurensis chromosome 18, ASM3211899v1 genomic window:
- the LOC139950403 gene encoding calmodulin-binding transcription activator 1-like isoform X1 has translation MEQGTSQATGWPGQTQNIVLPEILGQIPWATELPCLRHRWNTNEEIASWLISFHCHEQWLNTSTKTRPQSGSMILYNRKKVRYRRDGYIWKKRKNERTTRVDHMKLKIQGVECIYGSYVHSALIPTFHRRSYWLLQNPDIVLVHYLNIPSLSEECSKMNNTMSVSSILPTSLPTPQSQLDAKGSKGCIWQQEELLQQVKPMFIGTQVQLNSDKLTTESEVANIVVQYLLDLQEQQNQAKKQESIVFTSLTERAGTSSKGSPSSTVASPPSVCSIPQSPMSILSDASSIQPVTDSQSFSHCTNQASTSTNEQNQASQLPEVDMTTSAPLLLFKLTNEVESAGVQRNVVGYPQANGIPVAISEGGDVKGQMSVDLTERSTQRQTDGVCMHYEQPMNSRPLITKKESMKLKALVENDPNLKTCRNRFENQPGIHQKVVQLPPYIPPSTRPDLTHSEDAVVQPITTTNEPSRPPSYDTHLQRQRSNERLAPQPVPGVVNSTPSSVIFTSGIPNSVPTSNSGIVFQAHSSNPFSSFQPSLPANFPPPPQFPPPPPYTLASNAVIASTVFKFNATPINNTFQTEALTNHSNMKQPSATPTSMKQTVNYMHPTAVSVPASTAVFASQPLFRPLVVDPGTSQTVMNSTPTDKNENQLFRPITQSLNTAIPASAQHTQAQLSTHPTQQLTSQSQLSFTDNETNQVRTAPPSGNEFSIHDLDIELDFDAEMFDSALADITLDNSLQVSTPVPDNQRSAEERLTDSQVTSRSMDDTDGLLSLQQGTSLPEHCLEAITEFSPDWSYPEGGVKVLVTGPWHSSTASYQCMFDNFGVPASLVQTGVLRCYCPAHEAGVIALQVLCDGVVISKSAIFEYKARSAQQRPNRQHEWLSLDENQFHVAILDRLELIERRVVLTNAQSQASKQGSTSIGSDQQLSFEDRVVALCQRFMQGQWAPGSSQLGVESVSYRGMTLLHLAAALGFSKLISTLVTWRKEKHSLILEMEVDPLNIDHFSCTPLMWAAALGHKETAMLLFVWSPQALHVCDSLGRLPIDMAKSRGHTALAECLQHLEFDGPGLFPLFGTQPIDIPKRSDQVPAFMLSSPSTATPSSSATAHSPTEFASPYDSPSPSSGCMSQLSVSPISQGFLSPSTFKAHSPRVSVGSQPLFGPSRKSTSGLFGAYGDSMDVESTTEAKMRRSSRGHDPSKGSPMLDVQQLLRGIENIQSHDDVGRLSEQERDDLRRHAEELRRIGAEMGFNLDPIPLQTLGRTPGDVTGHKPGQTLAFNPAQTRGNILGQNAAMAREAFQLGHHLCHTPGQTPGQNPGQNPGQNPGQNPGQNPGQNPGQNPGQNPGQTQGRCDSPMQTDSHPFGMDVAGAAATISWITEKNQKEQYLNLAEQILNALPARIKDGRLPQNRDHHDDYSTMAPSMGLCGSGYGMDMSGDQDSHRSGHDESSAGSTYSTDSCLPSPSNLSFEEESSTADWCEFLQGASSSLGMIGAFSLLTLSDEEQMQLYQAALVIQNAFRQYKGRQQQKQQELEAAVIIQNYYRRYKQYIMYSKMSEAAKIIQSRFRSYNHYRQFQRSRRAAIVIQSHYRGYRAQEQFRKSRDAAILIQQRFRDKRLARQKLQQDAARKIQRFIRRCQNRHFWNIPSGLRSLRQTRADVKRFSCKKD, from the exons GAGATTGCATCGTGGCTGATCAGCTTTCACTGTCACGAACAATGGCTCAACACCTCCACAAAAACAAG GCCTCAGAGCGGCTCGATGATCTTGTACAATCGGAAGAAGGTACGATATCGCAGAGATGGCTACATCTGGAAGAAACGCAAAAACGAGAGAACAACACGGGTGGATCATATGAAGCTTAAGATACAAGGGGTCGAG TGTATATATGGGAGTTATGTTCACTCGGCTCTTATACCAACATTCCATAGGAGAAGTTACTGGTTATTACAG AACCCAGATATAGTCCTCGTTCATTATTTAAACATCCCAAGTCTGAGCGAGGAATGTTCCAAAATGAACAACACAATGTCCGTCAGTTCTATTTTACCAACGTCCCTACCAACACCTCAATCTCAGCTGGATGCTAAAGGCTCTAAAGGTTGTATCTGGCAGCAGGAGGAACTGTTACAACAGGTCAAACCCATGT TTATAGGGACTCAAGTACAACTAAACAGTGACAAGCTCACAAca GAGTCTGAAGTTGCTAACATCGTTGTGCAATATCTACTTGATCTACAAGAGCAACAGAACCAAGCTAAGAAACAAGAATCAATTGTGTTTACTTCATTAACGGAGAGAGCTGGAACATCAAGTAAAG GTTCACCATCGAGCACTGTAGCAAGTCCACCCAGTGTATGTAGTATTCCCCAATCCCCAATGTCAATCCTGAGTGACGCTTCATCAATCCAGCCTGTAACTGACTCTCAATCATTCAGCCATTGCACAAACCAAGCAAGTACCTCAACAAATGAACAGAACCAGGCTAGCCAGTTGCCTGAAGTGGACATGACCACCTCAGCTCCTCTGCTCTTATTCAAACTAACCAATGAAGTCGAGAGCGCTGGTGTCCAGAGAAATGTAGTCGGTTATCCTCAAGCAAACGGGATACCAGTGGCCATATCTGAAGGTGgcgatgtcaaaggtcaaatgtcAGTGGATTTAACGGAGAGGTCAACTCAAAGACAGACAGATGGTGTTTGTATGCATTACGAGCAACCTATGAATAGTCGGCCACTGATCACTAAGAAGGAATCCATGAAGTTAAAAGCTTTGGTTGAGAACGATCCTAACTTGAAGACGTGTCGGAATCGATTTGAGAATCAACCTGGGATTCATCAGAAGGTGGTTCAGCTCCCCCCGTACATCCCCCCGTCTACACGACCTGATCTTACCCATAGTGAGGACGCCGTCGTCCAACCAATCACAACGACAAACGAACCAAGCAGACCGCCATCTTATGATACTCACTTACAACGACAGCGTTCGAATGAACGCTTAGCGCCTCAGCCCGTGCCCGGAGTCGTGAACTCAACCCCTTCATCGGTCATCTTTACCTCAGGCATTCCGAACTCAGTTCCAACGTCTAATTcaggaatagtatttcaagctCACTCTTCGAATCCCTTCTCCAGTTTCCAACCAAGTTTGCCGGCAAActtccccccacccccacagTTTCCCCCGCCCCCTCCGTACACCCTTGCGTCAAATGCGGTCATCGCCAGTACTGTATTCAAATTCAATGCAACGCCTATTAATAACACTTTCCAAACGGAAGCCTTAACAAATCATTCTAACATGAAACAGCCATCTGCTACACCGACCTCAATGAAGCAGACTGTTAACTATATGCATCCAACTGCTGTTTCCGTACCTGCATCTACAGCGGTGTTTGCTTCTCAGCCGTTATTCAGACCTCTTGTAGTGGATCCAGGTACCAGCCAAACTGTTATGAATTCAACTCCAACAGACAAAAATGAGAACCAGTTGTTCCGACCAATCACACAATCCCTCAACACAGCCATTCCTGCGAGCGCACAACACACCCAAGCACAACTATCGACGCATCCAACCCAGCAGCTAACATCGCAATCTCAGCTCTCATTCACCGATAATGAGACTAACCAAGTGCGAACAGCACCCCCTAGTGGTAACGAGTTTTCGATCCATGATTTGGACATCGAGCTTGACTTTGACGCTGAGATGTTTGATAGTGCACTGGCAGATATAACTCTGGATAATTCATTACAAG TCAGCACCCCAGTACCAGACAACCAGCGATCAGCAGAAGAACGATTGACTGATAGTCAAGTGACGTCTAGATCAATGGATGATACCGACGGTTTACTGTCACTACAGCAGGGTACATCGTTACCTGAACACTGCCTGGAAGCAATCACTGAGTTCTCGCCTGATTGGTCCTACCCCGAG GGTGGTGTGAAGGTACTAGTGACAGGTCCATGGCATTCCTCTACAGCCAGCTACCAATGCATGTTTGATAACTTTGGCGTCCCTGCATCACTCGTACAAACAGGTGTATTGAGGTGCTACTGTCCGGCTCATGAAGCTGGAGTTATAGCTCTACAG gttttgtgTGATGGTGTTGTCATCTCAAAGTCGGCCATCTTTGAATACAAAGCTCGTAGCGCTCAACAGAGACCGAACAGACAACATGAATGGCTCTCACTAGACG AGAACCAGTTCCATGTTGCCATCTTGGATCGCTTGGAGCTTATTGAGAGACGAGTCGTCCTGACCAATGCCCAATCACAGGCCTCCAAACAG GGTTCAACGAGTATTGGAAGTGACCAGCAACTCTCCTTTGAGGATCGTGTGGTGGCGCTATGTCAGCGCTTCATGCAGGGCCAATGGGCTCCTGGAAGCTCTCAATTAGGGGTGGAGTCTGTTTCATATAGAGGGATGACGTTACTTCATCTTGCAGCTGCCTTGGGATTCAGTAAGCTCATCAGTACACTCGTCACATGGAG gAAAGAGAAGCACAGTCTCATTCTTGAGATGGAAGTAGATCCGCTGAACATCGATCATTTCTCATGTACGCCTCTG ATGTGGGCGGCAGCATTGGGTCACAAAGAAACAGCGATGCTACTCTTCGTCTGGAGCCCTCAAGCTCTACATGTCTGCGATTCCCTCGGTCGTCTCCCTATCGACATGGCTAAGTCTCGTGGCCACACCGCCCTCGCTGAATGTCTACAGCATCTTGAGTTTGACGGGCCAGGGTTATTCCCGCTCTTCGGCACCCAGCCGATTGATATCCCCAAGCGATCCGATCAAGTGCCAGCGTTCATGTTATCGTCGCCGTCAACAGCAACGCCATCGTCATCCGCAACGGCGCATTCACCGACTGAGTTTGCCTCGCCCTACGATTCCCCGTCGCCATCCTCCGGGTGTATGTCGCAACTCTCTGTAAGTCCAATTTCTCAAGGGTTCCTGAGTCCGAGCACATTCAAAGCTCACAGCCCAAGGGTGTCAGTCGGTAGTCAACCTCTCTTCGGACCGAGTCGCAAATCAACCAGTGGCCTCTTCGGTGCATATGGTGATTCGATGGACGTTGAGTCAACAACGGAGGCTAAGATGAGGAGGTCATCCAGAGGTCATGACCCAAGTAAGGGTTCACCGATGCTGGATGTTCAGCAGTTGCTACGTGGTATTGAAAACATCCAAAGT CATGATGACGTCGGTCGCCTCTCCGAACAAGAACGAGACGACTTAAGGAGACACGCTGAAGAGCTTCGTAGAATAGGAGCAGAGATGGGATTTAATTTAGACCCCATTCCCTTACAGACTCTAGGACGGACCCCAGGGGATGTCACAGGTCATAAACCCGGACAGACACTGGCGTTCAACCCTGCACAGACTCGCGGAAACATCCTGGGGCAGAATGCAGCAATGGCTAGAGAGGCATTCCAGCTCGGACATCATTTGTGCCATACCCCTGGTCAGACCCCTGGTCAGAACCCTGGACAGAACCCTGGACAGAACCCTGGACAGAACCCTGGACAGAACCCTGGACAGAACCCTGGACAGAACCCTGGACAGAACCCTGGACAGACCCAGGGTCGTTGTGATTCACCCATGCAGACAGACTCCCATCCATTCGGTATGGATGTAGCGGGTGCTGCAGCCACCATTAGCTGGATTACAGAGAAAAACCAGAAG GAGCAGTACCTGAACCTAGCTGAGCAGATCCTGAATGCCCTCCCAGCTCGTATAAAAGACGGAAGATTACCTCAGAATAGAGATCATCATGACGACTACAGCACAATGGCGCCCTCTATGGGATTATGCGGGTCAGGCTACGGAATGGATATGTCTGGTGACCAAGACTCACATAG ATCTGGTCATGATGAGAGCTCAGCTGGTAGTACTTACAGTACCGACTCATGCCTACCCAGCCCGAGTAATCTGAGTTTTGAGGAGGAGAGTTCTACGGCTGATTGGTGCGAGTTTCTTCAAGGAGCGAGTAGCAGTCTTGGTATGATCGGAGCATTCTCGCTTCTCACTCTCTCAG ATGAGGAGCAGATGCAGTTATATCAAGCAGCGCTGGTCATCCAGAATGCATTCAGACAATACAAG GGTCGTCAACAGCAGAAACAACAAGAGTTGGAGGCGGCTGTGATTATCCAGAACTATTACAGAAGATATAAACAG TATATTATGTACAGCAAGATGTCTGAGGCTGCCAAGATCATTCAGAGCCGTTTCCGTAGTTACAACCACTATCGTCAATTCCAGCGTAGTCGTCGTGCTGCGATTGTCATTCAGAGCCATTACCGTGGTTACCGGGCTCAGGAACAGTTCCGTAAAAGTCGGGATGCTGCAATTTTGATTCAACAAAGGTTCAG